The genomic stretch CAACATGTTGTGACCAATCATCGCCAGTCTCAACCGCTTCTGCTGCGCCGCGATCTTCAAATTGAGCGGTGAATAAAATCACATCGACAGCATCTAAGCTATCGGGTGCCATTTCAAGAAAAATGTCATACGCAACATCGATGGCATCATCAAGAGAGATTAAATCAGTCATAATTTCCTAATATTTTTAAAAGTGAATATGTGTTGTTAATCTGCACGGCTCATGAACTTACGCTCAGAAGTGTTGATTTTGATTTTTTCTTCATTAGCAATATATTCAGGTACTTGAACCACTAAACCAGTCGTTAAAGTGGCAGGCTTAGTACGAGCACTGGCCGATGCACCTTTAATTGATGGTGAGGTTTCAACGATCACAAGATCAACACTGGTCGGTAATTCAATGCCAATTGGCTTGTCATTGACGATTAACACGCTTAGGCCTTGGGTATCTTCATTGAAGAATAAAATCTCATCTTCAATAGTTTCTTTGTTGAAGTGGTAAGGGGTGTAATCTTCGTTATCCATGAAGACATATTCAGCACCATCGATGTACGAAAACATCACGCTGCGACGGCTAAAATCAGCCAAAGTCAGGATTTCGTCGGCTTTGTAGCTTTCGTCAGCTTTAGCACCGGTAGCGATGTTGTACATGCGCATGCGATACAAGCTCGCGCCAGCACGACCACTTGGGGTTAATTTGCTAACTTCACGAACAGAGTAAACTTGACCGTTCACTTCAACAACGGCATTTTTTTT from Vibrio algicola encodes the following:
- a CDS encoding HI1450 family dsDNA-mimic protein — protein: MTDLISLDDAIDVAYDIFLEMAPDSLDAVDVILFTAQFEDRGAAEAVETGDDWSQHVGFEVDKETYAEVKIGLVNEADDTLDDVFARMLISRDPDNKFCHILWKRD
- the efpL gene encoding elongation factor P-like protein EfpL, encoding MPKASEIKKNAVVEVNGQVYSVREVSKLTPSGRAGASLYRMRMYNIATGAKADESYKADEILTLADFSRRSVMFSYIDGAEYVFMDNEDYTPYHFNKETIEDEILFFNEDTQGLSVLIVNDKPIGIELPTSVDLVIVETSPSIKGASASARTKPATLTTGLVVQVPEYIANEEKIKINTSERKFMSRAD